A stretch of the Mesorhizobium sp. Pch-S genome encodes the following:
- the xdhB gene encoding xanthine dehydrogenase molybdopterin binding subunit: MTKHTPNLKAQKIVGGVHTDQRHDSAHKHVAGTAVYIDDLPEPAGTLHVGLGLSNVTHARLKKVDLSAVRAAPGVVDVLTYEDVPGENDVSPSGMHDDPVFADGKVQFHGQPIFAVIAETREAARSAARLAKIEYEELPAILNIWDLDPLKDRQVVTPLTLKRGDPDAAIAAAPRRIKNRMKLGGQDHFYLEGQVSLAVPGEDDEVIVHCSTQGPSETQHLVAHVLGVPSHAVTVEVRRMGGGFGGKETQANQCAAIAAIAAKKHKRAVKVRLDRDEDMTATGKRHDFVIDYDVGFDDEGNILGVDFMFALNAGFSADLSGPVGDRALFHCDNAYFYPNVHAKSAPLYTNTVSNTAFRGFGGPQGMVGAERVIEEVAFAVGKDPLEIRKLNFYDAMGATGERNVTPYHQKVEDNIIHRIVAELEESADYAGRRREIAAFNANSRFIKRGIALTPVKFGISFTKTESNQAGALVHIYNDGSVHMNHGGTEMGQGLHLKVAQVVAEEFQIDLERVKITATTTAKVPNTAPTAASSGADLNGMAAQNAARQIKDRLIDFAAEKYSVPADQVVFLPNRVRIGNQEISFNELVKQAYLNRIQLSAAGHYKTPKIHWDRAKGRGHAFYYYAYGAACSEVSIDTLTGEYVIERTDILHDTGRSLNRAIDIGQVEGGFVQGMGWLTTEELWWDGKGRLRTHAPSTYKIPLASDRPKIFNVALTDWSQAYEPTIHRSKAVGEPPLPLGISVLQALSDAVASVADHKISPRLDAPATPERVLMAVERLKKEARGKA; this comes from the coding sequence ATGACCAAGCACACCCCAAATCTCAAGGCGCAGAAAATCGTCGGCGGTGTCCACACTGACCAGCGTCACGATTCCGCGCACAAGCATGTCGCCGGCACCGCGGTCTATATCGATGACCTGCCGGAGCCGGCAGGCACGCTGCATGTCGGCCTCGGCCTCTCCAATGTCACGCATGCCAGGCTGAAGAAGGTCGATCTGTCGGCAGTGCGCGCCGCGCCCGGCGTGGTCGACGTGCTGACCTATGAGGATGTGCCCGGCGAGAATGACGTGTCGCCCAGCGGCATGCATGACGACCCGGTCTTTGCCGATGGCAAGGTGCAGTTCCACGGCCAGCCGATCTTTGCGGTCATCGCCGAGACCCGTGAAGCGGCACGCAGCGCCGCGCGGCTGGCGAAGATCGAATACGAAGAATTGCCGGCGATCCTCAACATCTGGGACCTCGATCCTTTGAAGGACAGGCAGGTGGTGACGCCGCTGACTTTGAAGCGTGGTGATCCGGATGCGGCGATTGCGGCAGCGCCGCGCCGTATCAAGAACCGCATGAAATTAGGCGGGCAGGATCATTTCTACCTGGAGGGTCAGGTTTCTCTCGCGGTCCCGGGCGAGGATGACGAGGTCATCGTCCATTGCTCCACGCAGGGGCCGAGCGAGACTCAGCACCTCGTTGCGCATGTGCTCGGCGTACCGAGCCACGCGGTCACCGTGGAAGTACGGCGCATGGGGGGCGGCTTCGGCGGCAAGGAAACGCAGGCCAATCAGTGTGCAGCCATCGCTGCGATCGCCGCCAAGAAACACAAGCGTGCGGTCAAGGTGCGCCTCGACCGCGACGAGGACATGACCGCCACCGGCAAGCGGCACGATTTCGTCATCGACTATGATGTCGGTTTCGACGACGAGGGCAACATCCTTGGTGTCGACTTCATGTTCGCGCTCAATGCCGGCTTCTCGGCCGACCTGTCCGGTCCGGTCGGCGACCGCGCGCTGTTCCACTGCGACAACGCCTATTTCTATCCGAACGTGCACGCCAAGTCGGCGCCGCTCTACACCAACACCGTATCCAACACCGCCTTCCGTGGCTTTGGCGGCCCGCAGGGCATGGTCGGCGCCGAGCGTGTCATCGAGGAGGTAGCCTTCGCCGTCGGCAAGGATCCGCTCGAGATCCGCAAGCTCAACTTCTACGATGCCATGGGCGCGACCGGCGAACGCAACGTCACGCCCTACCACCAGAAGGTCGAGGACAACATCATCCACCGCATCGTGGCGGAACTGGAGGAAAGCGCCGATTATGCCGGGCGCCGTCGCGAGATCGCGGCGTTCAATGCCAACAGCCGCTTCATCAAACGCGGCATTGCGCTCACGCCGGTCAAGTTCGGCATCTCGTTCACCAAGACCGAGTCCAACCAGGCCGGCGCGCTGGTGCATATCTACAATGACGGTTCGGTGCATATGAACCACGGTGGCACCGAGATGGGGCAGGGCCTGCATCTCAAGGTGGCGCAGGTGGTGGCCGAAGAGTTCCAGATCGACCTGGAGCGGGTGAAGATCACGGCAACGACCACGGCCAAGGTCCCGAACACCGCGCCGACGGCGGCATCGTCGGGTGCCGATCTCAACGGCATGGCTGCCCAGAACGCTGCCCGGCAGATCAAGGACCGGTTGATCGATTTCGCGGCGGAAAAATACTCCGTGCCGGCCGATCAGGTCGTGTTCCTGCCCAACCGGGTCCGTATCGGCAACCAGGAGATTTCCTTCAACGAACTGGTCAAGCAGGCCTATCTCAATCGTATCCAGCTTTCGGCGGCAGGGCATTACAAGACGCCGAAGATCCATTGGGATCGCGCCAAGGGTCGGGGCCACGCCTTCTATTATTACGCCTATGGCGCCGCGTGCTCGGAAGTCTCGATCGACACCCTGACAGGTGAATACGTCATCGAACGCACCGACATTCTGCACGACACCGGCCGCTCGCTGAACCGGGCGATCGATATCGGTCAGGTCGAGGGCGGATTCGTCCAGGGCATGGGCTGGCTGACCACCGAGGAGCTGTGGTGGGACGGCAAGGGTCGGCTGCGCACGCACGCGCCGTCGACCTACAAGATCCCGCTGGCGTCGGACCGGCCGAAGATCTTCAACGTCGCCCTGACCGACTGGTCGCAGGCCTATGAACCGACGATCCACCGCTCCAAGGCGGTCGGCGAGCCGCCATTGCCGCTCGGCATTTCGGTGTTGCAGGCGCTGTCCGACGCGGTCGCCAGCGTGGCCGATCACAAGATCAGCCCGCGCCTCGATGCACCGGCCACGCCGGAGCGGGTGCTGATGGCGGTCGAGCGGCTGAAGAAGGAAGCGCGCGGTAAGGCGTAG